From the genome of Turicibacter faecis, one region includes:
- a CDS encoding DUF951 domain-containing protein has product MNNASFGLNDIVEMKKQHPCGTNRWQVIRLGADIKIKCCHCERVLMMPRPDFKKKLKKVLESSQISED; this is encoded by the coding sequence GTGAATAATGCATCATTTGGTTTGAATGATATTGTTGAAATGAAAAAACAGCACCCCTGTGGAACTAATCGTTGGCAAGTTATTCGTTTAGGGGCTGATATTAAAATCAAGTGTTGTCACTGTGAGAGAGTTTTAATGATGCCAAGGCCAGATTTTAAAAAGAAATTAAAAAAAGTTTTAGAGTCTTCACAAATTAGTGAGGACTAA
- a CDS encoding mechanosensitive ion channel family protein: MNFLFFSPDIIKVNPFFAISLALADRIQNFFAKEQLNELLINVGFKIISVILVCVIMSVIRRLGKNMLKKAFAVNVERIQKVTGGTERRKETFESLSLNIWRYTVNIVLILWLVSIFIPLQNLLIASSAFFVVIGFAAKSMLDDITMGFFIIFEDLFSVGDFVEIDGNTGTVTEIGLRSVKIRVLTGEIVIIPNGNIGKVINHSVSNGQAVLDISIAYEADIDQAILVLEGVAQDAFDKYETILQLPQILGVQELADSAIVIRMIAEVSPLQQWHIQRELRRLIKKSFDQHNIEIPYSKMVIYQKNEGGAQ; encoded by the coding sequence TTGAATTTTTTGTTTTTTAGTCCAGATATAATAAAAGTAAATCCGTTTTTTGCTATTTCTCTAGCACTTGCTGATAGAATTCAGAATTTTTTTGCGAAGGAACAATTAAACGAGTTACTAATTAACGTGGGATTCAAAATTATTAGTGTAATTTTAGTTTGTGTAATCATGTCAGTTATAAGAAGGCTTGGAAAGAACATGTTGAAAAAAGCCTTTGCTGTAAATGTTGAACGTATTCAGAAGGTTACTGGGGGAACAGAGAGACGAAAAGAAACATTTGAAAGCCTGTCTTTAAATATTTGGCGATATACTGTTAATATTGTTTTGATTCTATGGTTAGTATCTATTTTTATTCCACTTCAAAATTTATTAATTGCGTCCAGTGCCTTCTTTGTTGTAATTGGATTTGCCGCAAAGAGTATGTTAGATGATATTACGATGGGATTTTTTATCATTTTTGAAGACCTATTTTCAGTAGGAGACTTTGTAGAAATTGACGGGAATACAGGAACAGTAACAGAAATTGGATTAAGATCTGTAAAGATTCGTGTCTTAACCGGGGAAATTGTGATTATTCCTAATGGAAATATAGGTAAGGTGATTAATCACTCGGTTTCAAATGGACAAGCCGTGTTGGATATTAGCATTGCATACGAGGCCGATATTGATCAAGCAATTTTAGTATTAGAGGGTGTAGCACAAGACGCTTTTGATAAATATGAGACTATTTTACAGTTGCCACAAATTTTAGGTGTACAAGAATTAGCTGATTCAGCAATTGTTATTCGAATGATAGCAGAGGTTTCACCATTACAACAATGGCATATTCAACGTGAGTTACGTCGATTAATAAAAAAATCTTTTGACCAGCATAATATTGAGATTCCATATTCTAAAATGGTAATTTATCAGAAGAATGAAGGAGGGGCACAGTAG